Proteins encoded within one genomic window of Pedobacter africanus:
- a CDS encoding CPBP family intramembrane glutamic endopeptidase: MNFIQKTREENSPFVQLFILVLCAVFGLIVISAIGIGVIYLIYGREILANMNWMSGTDRHYLPAQRILISAQQIGLFLFPALFLARIEGRKINGFYGLKRPEPGLILMVFLMMAAALPLLEWVVALNQKMVFPDALKGIERWMKAAEEQAMETTKALLKMESAGSFLINIAMIALLPAVAEELMFRGALQRALGRIYHNPHLAIWFSAFIFSAIHMQFYGFLPRMLLGAGFGYLYFWGGSLWYAMFAHFINNAYAVCAAWYMQKNNIPLSDTDKTMNIAWYGYIISAILTFLLFRYFKKQAR, encoded by the coding sequence ATGAATTTCATACAAAAAACGAGGGAAGAAAACAGTCCTTTTGTACAACTTTTTATTTTGGTCCTTTGTGCGGTTTTCGGGCTCATTGTGATAAGTGCGATAGGCATAGGCGTTATTTATCTGATCTATGGACGGGAAATATTGGCAAATATGAACTGGATGTCGGGCACAGACAGGCATTACCTCCCCGCTCAGCGGATTTTGATCAGTGCCCAGCAGATTGGCTTATTTTTGTTTCCTGCTTTATTCCTTGCAAGGATAGAGGGCCGAAAAATAAATGGATTTTATGGGCTTAAACGACCTGAGCCAGGATTGATTTTAATGGTGTTCCTAATGATGGCTGCTGCTTTGCCCCTATTGGAATGGGTAGTGGCACTGAACCAGAAAATGGTATTTCCGGATGCCTTAAAAGGAATAGAGCGCTGGATGAAGGCAGCGGAAGAGCAGGCTATGGAAACAACAAAGGCCCTTTTGAAAATGGAAAGTGCAGGGAGTTTTCTGATCAATATCGCGATGATTGCGCTGTTGCCGGCTGTAGCAGAAGAACTGATGTTCAGGGGCGCTTTGCAGCGTGCCCTGGGGCGGATCTACCATAACCCCCATCTGGCGATCTGGTTCTCGGCATTTATTTTCAGTGCTATTCATATGCAGTTTTATGGCTTTTTGCCGCGTATGCTGCTGGGTGCAGGTTTTGGATACCTGTATTTCTGGGGCGGCAGTTTGTGGTATGCCATGTTTGCCCATTTTATAAATAACGCCTATGCGGTTTGTGCGGCATGGTATATGCAAAAAAACAACATACCTTTGTCTGATACTGATAAGACGATGAATATTGCCTGGTATGGTTATATCATCAGTGCAATACTGACTTTTTTGCTGTTCCGATATTTTAAAAAACAAGCCAGATGA
- the apaG gene encoding Co2+/Mg2+ efflux protein ApaG, producing MVTAITFGVKISVETTYQEEHSNPANAHFMFAYRITIENLTDYAVQLKRRQWFIFDSNGTQREVEGEGVVGEQPVIEPGASHSYVSGCNLNTDMGTMSGNYLMYRIADDRDFIVDIPEFELIVPYRLN from the coding sequence ATGGTTACAGCAATTACATTCGGAGTTAAAATTTCTGTTGAAACAACCTACCAGGAAGAACATTCCAATCCGGCAAACGCACATTTTATGTTTGCCTACCGAATCACTATAGAGAACCTGACAGATTACGCAGTTCAGCTAAAAAGGAGGCAATGGTTTATATTCGACTCAAACGGTACACAGCGCGAAGTAGAAGGAGAGGGCGTAGTAGGGGAACAACCGGTAATTGAGCCAGGCGCAAGTCATTCTTATGTATCCGGCTGCAACTTAAATACCGATATGGGCACCATGAGTGGCAATTACCTGATGTACCGTATTGCAGACGACCGTGATTTTATCGTTGATATTCCGGAATTTGAACTGATCGTCCCTTACCGCCTGAATTAA
- a CDS encoding zinc metallopeptidase, with protein sequence MGTYIVLIIPILIISMFVQWRFRNRFSKYAEMQLNSGFSGKEIAEKMLRDNGIYDVRVVSTDKTLSDHYNPEDKTVNLSTDVYYGRSVAAAAVAAHECGHAVQHAKSYHWLELRSNMVPVVSITSNLLQWVLIAGVLLIAFTFNPIVLGIGVAGLALITIFSIITLPVEFDASRRALGWLKDNKAVLYTNEEHVQAKDALWWAAMTYVVAAMGALANLFYYVSILFGKSR encoded by the coding sequence ATGGGAACTTATATTGTTTTGATAATTCCGATACTGATTATTAGCATGTTTGTACAATGGCGTTTTAGAAACAGATTTTCAAAATACGCTGAAATGCAATTAAATTCGGGGTTTTCGGGGAAAGAGATAGCAGAAAAAATGCTGCGTGATAATGGGATTTATGATGTAAGGGTGGTGAGTACGGATAAAACACTTTCTGATCACTACAATCCGGAAGACAAAACCGTTAATTTAAGCACAGACGTATATTATGGGCGGAGTGTGGCTGCTGCTGCTGTTGCTGCTCATGAATGCGGGCATGCGGTACAGCACGCAAAGTCATACCATTGGCTGGAATTGAGATCAAATATGGTTCCTGTGGTTAGTATTACTTCTAATTTGCTACAATGGGTGCTGATTGCCGGGGTATTGCTGATTGCATTTACTTTTAATCCTATAGTATTAGGTATCGGCGTAGCAGGACTTGCTTTGATCACTATATTCAGTATCATTACGCTTCCTGTTGAATTTGACGCCAGCAGGCGGGCCTTAGGCTGGTTGAAGGATAACAAGGCAGTGCTTTATACCAACGAAGAACATGTGCAGGCAAAAGATGCGCTCTGGTGGGCAGCAATGACCTACGTGGTGGCTGCGATGGGTGCGCTGGCCAACCTGTTTTATTATGTTTCTATTCTTTTTGGAAAAAGCAGGTAA
- the dusB gene encoding tRNA dihydrouridine synthase DusB, whose product MSVKIGNIDLGEFPLLLAPMEDVSDPPFRFVCKQSGVDMMYTEFISSEGLIRDAAKSRAKLDIFEYERPIGIQIFGSEIDHMREATEIATLANPDLMDINYGCPVKNVACRGAGASLLQDIDKMVKMTAAVVKATHLPVTVKTRLGWDDNTKNVEEVAERLQDVGIQALTIHGRTRAQLYKGQADWTLIREIKRNPRVKIPIFGNGDVDSIQKAADWRMEYEVDGIMIGRAAIGYPWIFREIRHFFNTGEILPGPSIEERVNVCRTHFEKSIDWKGPRVGIFEMRRHYANYFKGIPDFKTYRMQLVKEENIDTIHSILDEIAEKYQHIYPSGEMA is encoded by the coding sequence ATGTCTGTAAAGATAGGAAATATTGATCTGGGGGAGTTTCCCCTGCTGCTGGCCCCAATGGAAGATGTGAGCGATCCTCCTTTCCGTTTTGTATGTAAACAAAGCGGGGTAGACATGATGTATACAGAGTTTATTTCATCTGAAGGATTGATCAGGGACGCAGCTAAAAGCAGGGCCAAGCTCGACATTTTTGAATATGAAAGGCCCATTGGCATACAGATATTTGGCAGCGAAATAGACCACATGCGCGAAGCGACTGAAATAGCCACCCTGGCCAACCCCGATTTAATGGACATCAACTATGGCTGTCCGGTTAAAAATGTAGCTTGCCGGGGCGCTGGTGCCAGCCTGCTACAGGATATTGATAAAATGGTTAAAATGACAGCCGCCGTAGTAAAGGCTACGCATTTGCCGGTAACCGTAAAAACACGCCTGGGCTGGGACGACAACACCAAAAATGTAGAGGAAGTTGCAGAACGCTTACAGGATGTGGGCATACAGGCCCTCACCATTCACGGACGTACCAGGGCACAGCTCTACAAAGGGCAGGCAGACTGGACATTGATCCGTGAAATCAAACGCAACCCAAGGGTAAAAATACCGATTTTTGGTAATGGGGATGTAGACAGTATACAAAAAGCTGCCGACTGGCGCATGGAATATGAAGTGGATGGGATCATGATTGGCCGGGCAGCCATAGGTTACCCCTGGATCTTCAGGGAGATCCGGCACTTCTTCAACACCGGCGAAATATTGCCTGGTCCTTCAATAGAAGAACGGGTAAACGTATGCCGCACACACTTTGAAAAATCAATTGACTGGAAAGGCCCAAGGGTAGGAATTTTTGAAATGAGGCGTCATTACGCAAATTATTTCAAAGGAATTCCCGACTTTAAAACCTATAGGATGCAATTGGTTAAAGAAGAAAATATTGACACAATTCATAGCATTTTAGATGAAATAGCAGAAAAATATCAACATATTTACCCCTCGGGCGAAATGGCTTGA
- a CDS encoding DUF3820 family protein, which produces MNPQLLQDLVTMQMPFGKYKGRILCDLPESYLIWFHKEGFPPGKLGQLIATLYEIKLNGLEYLLQPLKKK; this is translated from the coding sequence ATGAACCCTCAGCTTCTGCAAGACCTCGTTACCATGCAAATGCCCTTCGGAAAGTACAAAGGCAGGATCCTATGTGATCTTCCGGAGTCCTATCTCATTTGGTTCCACAAAGAAGGCTTTCCGCCCGGAAAACTAGGTCAGCTTATTGCAACCCTTTATGAAATTAAACTAAACGGACTGGAGTATTTACTGCAACCCCTGAAGAAAAAATAG
- a CDS encoding TM2 domain-containing protein — translation MFDSPFMSLPGITPQEYSYLQSATTGFSEQQLRGFLMIYSSKRRNPDDMILYCILGFFVPGLPRFLVNQIGMGILYFFTVGLCFIGTIIDLINHKSLAYEYNQRMVFESLQMVKMGNLQ, via the coding sequence ATGTTTGATTCACCGTTTATGTCGCTTCCAGGTATTACGCCACAGGAATATTCGTATTTGCAGAGTGCAACTACCGGATTTAGCGAGCAGCAGTTGCGCGGATTTTTAATGATTTACAGCAGTAAAAGAAGGAACCCTGACGATATGATCCTGTACTGTATACTTGGTTTTTTTGTACCTGGTTTGCCCCGGTTTTTGGTTAACCAGATTGGTATGGGTATTTTGTATTTTTTTACAGTTGGGCTTTGTTTTATCGGGACCATTATCGACCTCATCAATCACAAAAGCCTGGCCTACGAGTACAACCAGCGTATGGTTTTTGAAAGCCTGCAAATGGTAAAAATGGGCAATTTACAGTAA
- a CDS encoding DNA recombination protein RmuC, with protein MEATGIVLSIIILAALVFLLFKKPGSDKNHSALLELKEQEHQKSLNWLKDDKQKLEDELNDLRLNFITERGKVIKAEENLLAQKERYAQQEKYIAELQQRFKLEFEHIANKILEEKTEKFTLQNRANLDVILNPLKENIKAFEEKVEKVYKAESDERNVLKGVISQLMDQSKQIQEEAGNLTKALKGNSKKQGNWGEVILERVLERSGLQKDREYRIQSNLSSSEGSRLQPDVIIDLPDDKHIVIDSKVSLVAYERLVAADTDEERELQLKQHIFSIKTHIQGLSSKNYQELYQINSPDFVLLFIPIESSFGIAVQQDAELFNYAWDRKVVIVSPSTLLATLRTIASIWKQERQNRNVLEIARLSGSMYDKFVGFLIDMESIGRNIKLSQDAYDKALNKLSTGTGNLSNTSEKIKRLGAKATKQIDTRFLDQEDSL; from the coding sequence ATGGAAGCAACAGGAATAGTATTATCTATAATCATTTTGGCAGCCCTTGTTTTTTTATTGTTTAAAAAACCGGGATCCGATAAAAACCACAGCGCACTCCTGGAATTAAAAGAGCAGGAACACCAGAAATCATTAAACTGGTTAAAGGATGATAAACAAAAACTGGAAGATGAACTGAATGATCTACGCCTCAATTTCATTACAGAACGCGGTAAGGTCATTAAGGCCGAAGAAAACCTCCTGGCCCAGAAAGAAAGATATGCCCAGCAGGAAAAATACATTGCTGAGTTGCAACAGCGGTTTAAACTGGAATTTGAGCATATAGCCAATAAAATCCTGGAAGAAAAAACAGAAAAATTTACCCTCCAGAACCGTGCAAATCTGGATGTCATTTTAAACCCGCTTAAAGAAAATATAAAAGCATTTGAAGAAAAGGTAGAAAAAGTCTATAAAGCCGAATCTGACGAGCGCAATGTGCTCAAAGGCGTAATTTCCCAGCTCATGGACCAGAGCAAACAGATTCAGGAAGAAGCGGGAAATTTAACCAAAGCCCTTAAAGGCAACAGCAAAAAACAAGGCAACTGGGGAGAGGTTATCCTGGAACGGGTGCTGGAACGCTCAGGTCTGCAGAAAGACAGAGAGTATAGGATACAAAGTAATCTCAGCTCATCAGAAGGCTCCAGGTTGCAGCCGGACGTCATCATCGATCTTCCAGACGACAAACATATTGTAATCGATTCTAAGGTCTCTCTGGTAGCTTATGAACGACTGGTTGCTGCAGATACAGACGAAGAACGGGAACTGCAGCTAAAACAACACATCTTCTCTATCAAAACACATATCCAGGGCCTGTCGTCAAAAAATTACCAGGAACTTTACCAGATCAATTCCCCCGATTTTGTGCTCCTTTTCATTCCCATAGAATCTTCATTCGGTATTGCCGTACAGCAGGACGCCGAATTGTTCAATTATGCCTGGGACAGAAAAGTTGTGATCGTAAGCCCATCTACCTTACTGGCTACATTACGAACCATTGCCAGCATCTGGAAACAGGAAAGACAAAACAGAAATGTACTCGAAATAGCCCGTTTAAGTGGCAGTATGTACGATAAATTTGTAGGTTTTTTAATCGATATGGAAAGCATCGGCCGCAACATTAAGCTTAGCCAGGATGCCTACGATAAAGCATTGAACAAATTATCTACAGGTACCGGAAACCTGTCAAATACTTCTGAAAAGATTAAAAGGTTGGGTGCCAAAGCAACAAAGCAGATTGACACCCGTTTTTTGGATCAGGAGGATAGCCTATGA
- the mfd gene encoding transcription-repair coupling factor, protein MNIRELINKYKTDERIVALAKALNAGKNSKIQLKGLVGSADATIAVASYFLLHKPQLFVLPDREEASYFLADLESILDKEVLLFPSSFRKAFDFTQVDTANVLARAEVLNELNHHSEYGKIVVSYPEAIAEKVIDRNILEKNTLEISLNARLGIDFINEFLIDYDFNRTDFVYEPGQFSIRGGIVDIFSFSHDLPYRIEFFGDIVESIRTFEIESQLSVEDVKTLTIIPNVQSRYLTENNISILDYIEKDTQLWFKDIEFTLDIVKGGYKKAVELWKALPAKEKQENQDWIDPKFAFTDEKMMGDMFHDFPLVEFGKQFFYKTEHVFQFETKPQPSFNKDFSLLIHNLKENEKQNIHNFIFSASTKQTERLYAILDDIDKTAKFTPVNIPLREGFVDGQQKLAFYTDHQIFDRFYKYKLKRGYQRSQAITLKELRDLKPGDFVTHIDHGIGKYAGLEKVEVNGKTQEMIRLVYADNDLLYVNINSLNRIAKYSGKDGTAPKMNKLGTEAWDKLKKTTKKKVKDIARDLIKLYALRKSQVGTAFSPDGYLETELEASFIYEDTPDQEKATNDVKKDMEAPHPMDRLVCGDVGFGKTEIAIRAAFKAVANGKQAAVLVPTTILALQHFKTFSGRLKDFPCTVDYVNRFKTSKQVKDTLAKVAEGKIDIIIGTHRLLSKDVKFKDLGIMIIDEEQKFGVSSKEKLRALRVNVDTLTLTATPIPRTLHFSLMGARDLSIISTPPPNRQAVNTELHVFNDKLIQEAVQFELDRGGQVFFIHNRVNDLPQLGGLIKTLVPKARIGIAHGQLEGDALEDVMLDFINGEKDVLVATTIIEAGLDIPNANTIIINHAHMFGLSDLHQMRGRVGRSNKKAFCYLLSPPLSTLTSEARKRLSAIEEFSDLGSGFNIAMRDLDIRGSGNLLGAEQSGFIAEIGFEMYHKILDEAIQELKTDEFKDLFKDEPQRPFVNFTQVDTDLELYIPDDYVTNITERYNLYTELSKIENEAQLKAFELSLKDRFGPVPGPVKTMLNVLRLQWVAKKLAFEKLSFKKGVLRGYFITDKRSAFFDSTMFNKILHFAQIHPRLCNLKEVKDSLRIAFDNLNTVDEAVEMLEMVVN, encoded by the coding sequence GTGAACATTCGCGAACTGATCAATAAGTACAAAACAGATGAGCGTATTGTAGCATTGGCAAAGGCTCTTAACGCCGGTAAAAATTCCAAGATCCAGTTAAAGGGGCTGGTAGGATCTGCCGATGCAACAATTGCAGTAGCTTCCTATTTCCTGTTGCATAAGCCCCAGTTATTTGTTCTTCCCGATAGGGAAGAAGCTTCCTATTTCCTGGCCGATCTGGAAAGTATTCTCGATAAAGAGGTTTTGCTTTTCCCTTCGTCCTTCCGTAAAGCATTTGATTTTACACAGGTAGATACGGCCAACGTACTGGCCCGGGCAGAGGTTTTAAACGAACTGAACCACCATTCTGAATATGGAAAAATAGTCGTTTCTTATCCTGAAGCCATCGCCGAAAAAGTGATAGACCGCAATATACTGGAAAAAAACACTTTGGAAATCAGCTTAAATGCCAGGCTGGGAATTGACTTCATCAACGAGTTTTTAATTGACTACGACTTTAACCGGACCGATTTTGTTTACGAACCGGGTCAGTTTTCCATTCGTGGAGGTATTGTAGATATATTTTCATTCTCCCACGACCTGCCTTACAGGATTGAATTTTTTGGCGATATCGTAGAAAGCATCCGGACATTTGAAATTGAAAGTCAGCTTTCTGTTGAAGATGTAAAAACACTCACCATCATTCCCAACGTACAATCCCGGTACCTTACGGAAAACAACATCAGCATTCTTGATTACATCGAAAAAGACACCCAGCTTTGGTTCAAAGACATCGAATTTACACTAGATATCGTCAAAGGCGGCTATAAAAAGGCGGTTGAATTGTGGAAAGCCCTACCTGCTAAAGAAAAGCAGGAAAACCAGGATTGGATAGACCCTAAATTTGCTTTTACAGATGAGAAGATGATGGGCGATATGTTCCATGATTTTCCGCTGGTGGAATTCGGCAAGCAGTTCTTCTACAAAACCGAACATGTTTTCCAGTTCGAAACCAAGCCCCAGCCTTCTTTCAATAAGGACTTTAGCCTCCTGATACATAACCTGAAAGAGAACGAAAAGCAAAACATACACAATTTCATTTTCAGTGCCTCCACCAAACAGACCGAACGTCTTTATGCCATCCTGGACGATATAGATAAAACGGCTAAGTTTACCCCGGTAAACATTCCGTTGCGGGAAGGCTTTGTAGATGGCCAGCAAAAACTTGCTTTTTATACCGATCACCAGATATTCGACCGCTTCTATAAATATAAGCTAAAAAGAGGTTACCAGCGCAGTCAGGCCATTACCCTCAAAGAACTGAGAGACCTTAAGCCAGGTGATTTTGTAACCCATATCGACCATGGAATAGGTAAATACGCAGGACTCGAAAAAGTAGAGGTCAATGGCAAAACCCAGGAAATGATACGCCTGGTGTATGCCGACAATGACCTGCTGTATGTCAACATCAATTCCCTTAACCGCATTGCGAAATATAGCGGAAAGGATGGAACAGCCCCAAAAATGAACAAACTGGGCACCGAAGCCTGGGATAAGCTCAAAAAAACAACTAAAAAAAAAGTTAAAGACATTGCCCGCGACCTGATTAAACTTTATGCCCTGCGAAAATCGCAGGTGGGCACGGCTTTCAGTCCGGATGGTTACCTGGAAACCGAACTCGAAGCCTCCTTCATTTATGAAGATACGCCCGACCAGGAAAAAGCCACCAACGACGTAAAAAAAGACATGGAGGCCCCGCATCCAATGGACAGACTGGTTTGTGGCGACGTAGGTTTCGGAAAAACAGAAATTGCCATCAGGGCCGCTTTTAAAGCCGTAGCAAATGGCAAACAGGCAGCAGTATTGGTGCCAACCACCATCCTGGCCCTGCAGCATTTTAAAACTTTCTCCGGCCGCCTTAAAGATTTTCCATGTACCGTAGATTACGTGAACCGCTTCAAGACCAGCAAGCAGGTTAAGGATACCCTGGCCAAAGTAGCCGAAGGTAAAATAGACATCATCATCGGCACACACCGTTTGCTCAGTAAAGATGTAAAATTCAAGGACCTGGGCATTATGATCATCGATGAAGAACAGAAGTTTGGAGTATCCTCAAAAGAAAAATTGAGGGCTTTAAGGGTAAATGTGGATACCCTGACCCTTACCGCAACCCCAATACCACGCACACTTCATTTTTCGTTAATGGGCGCGCGAGACCTTTCTATCATCAGCACTCCGCCCCCAAACCGGCAGGCAGTAAATACCGAACTTCACGTTTTTAATGATAAACTGATCCAGGAAGCCGTCCAGTTTGAGCTGGACCGGGGCGGACAGGTTTTTTTTATCCACAATAGGGTAAACGACCTGCCCCAATTGGGCGGACTCATCAAAACCCTGGTACCAAAAGCACGCATTGGCATAGCGCATGGTCAACTGGAGGGAGATGCCCTGGAAGATGTCATGCTCGACTTTATCAACGGAGAAAAAGATGTGCTGGTAGCCACCACCATTATCGAGGCCGGCCTGGATATTCCAAATGCGAATACCATCATCATTAACCATGCTCATATGTTCGGTTTAAGTGACCTTCACCAGATGCGGGGCAGGGTAGGCCGTTCCAATAAAAAAGCATTCTGCTACCTGTTAAGCCCGCCTCTGTCTACGCTCACCTCAGAGGCCCGTAAGCGCCTCAGTGCAATTGAAGAATTTTCAGACCTCGGCAGCGGCTTTAATATTGCCATGAGGGATTTAGATATCCGCGGCAGCGGAAATCTCCTGGGTGCAGAGCAAAGCGGCTTCATTGCCGAGATAGGCTTCGAAATGTACCATAAAATACTGGATGAAGCCATTCAGGAACTCAAAACCGATGAATTTAAGGATCTTTTTAAAGATGAACCCCAACGCCCTTTTGTAAACTTTACACAGGTGGATACCGATCTGGAGCTCTACATACCCGACGACTATGTAACCAACATTACAGAACGGTACAATTTATACACTGAACTCTCGAAAATTGAGAATGAGGCACAGCTAAAAGCTTTTGAACTGAGTTTAAAAGACCGCTTCGGCCCGGTTCCCGGACCTGTAAAAACCATGCTGAATGTTCTGCGTTTACAATGGGTAGCCAAAAAACTGGCATTCGAAAAACTGAGTTTTAAAAAAGGGGTCCTGCGGGGGTATTTCATTACCGATAAACGCTCCGCATTTTTTGACTCTACCATGTTCAATAAAATATTGCATTTTGCACAAATCCATCCGCGTTTATGCAACCTTAAAGAGGTTAAAGATTCGCTCCGCATTGCATTCGACAACCTCAATACAGTTGATGAAGCAGTAGAAATGCTGGAAATGGTGGTCAACTAA
- a CDS encoding phosphatidate cytidylyltransferase: protein MKTRAITAFFFTIVMLGSIFLGAYTFTFFYLILSLAALLEFFNMIKTAGIRPHRNVALFVAGLIFLMIAGYHLLQFENRFMLLIVPLIFSVFISELYKKDKIPFSNISYTFAGLIYVTVPFCFFYSLGFIQDQAIYSFHLPLAFLLMLWANDTGAYLFGVKFGKTRLFERHSPKKSWEGFFGGVFVSLLASYIISLFFKEINAFVWAGMSVLIVSFGTLGDLVESMLKRSLNVKDSGNILPGHGGFLDRFDGLLLAAPVVYTYLYLILR, encoded by the coding sequence ATGAAGACAAGAGCGATAACTGCTTTCTTTTTTACTATTGTAATGCTGGGCTCCATCTTTTTAGGGGCTTATACTTTTACTTTTTTTTACCTGATACTGAGCCTGGCGGCCTTGCTGGAATTCTTTAATATGATTAAAACTGCAGGGATCAGGCCGCATAGAAATGTTGCCTTATTTGTTGCCGGACTGATTTTTTTAATGATTGCGGGCTATCATTTGCTGCAGTTTGAAAACAGGTTTATGTTGCTTATTGTTCCTTTGATTTTTTCGGTATTCATCAGCGAGTTGTATAAGAAAGACAAAATTCCATTTTCCAATATCTCTTACACCTTTGCAGGGCTTATTTATGTGACTGTGCCTTTTTGCTTTTTTTATTCCCTGGGTTTTATACAGGACCAGGCTATCTATAGCTTTCATTTACCGCTTGCCTTTTTGTTGATGTTATGGGCCAATGATACCGGGGCCTATCTTTTTGGGGTTAAATTTGGAAAGACACGCTTGTTTGAGCGGCATTCGCCAAAGAAATCATGGGAAGGCTTTTTTGGAGGGGTATTTGTGAGCCTGTTGGCTTCTTATATCATCTCTTTGTTTTTTAAAGAGATCAATGCTTTTGTATGGGCCGGGATGTCTGTTTTGATTGTCTCTTTTGGCACCCTGGGTGATCTGGTAGAGTCGATGTTAAAACGCAGCCTGAATGTGAAGGATTCAGGAAACATACTGCCAGGTCACGGAGGCTTTTTAGACCGTTTTGACGGCCTGTTGCTGGCCGCTCCGGTTGTTTATACCTATCTGTATCTGATATTGCGTTAA
- a CDS encoding DUF2752 domain-containing protein, whose product MKRIKRIPFELIFWTTALILLALAKPHVHVTEQHFTLCPLANMGFGWCPGCGIGRSITQLLHGNLAASFKYHWFGLPALMIICWRIVVLTRISLKNNKLLNLKY is encoded by the coding sequence ATGAAAAGAATAAAGCGCATACCTTTTGAGCTGATCTTCTGGACCACAGCTTTAATCCTGCTGGCCCTGGCAAAGCCCCATGTGCATGTTACGGAGCAGCACTTTACGCTTTGTCCGCTGGCCAATATGGGCTTCGGCTGGTGCCCCGGATGTGGCATCGGGCGCTCTATAACACAATTGCTGCATGGAAACCTTGCCGCGAGTTTTAAATATCACTGGTTTGGTTTGCCTGCCTTGATGATCATTTGCTGGAGAATAGTGGTTTTGACCAGGATAAGTTTGAAAAATAATAAGCTATTAAATTTAAAATATTAA
- a CDS encoding Nif3-like dinuclear metal center hexameric protein: MRLSVLIKHLEAFAPLNYQEDYDNSGLIVGHPDQEILGALVALDCIESVVDEAILHGCNLVITHHPIVFKGLKSFTGKNYVERVVLKAIKNDIALYAIHTNLDHVEAGVNRVIAERLGLKNTKVLSPKGSILKKLVTFCPVAQADVLRDALFKSGAGDISNYSECSFNAEGFGTFKGGENTDPFVGEKGLQHQEPEIRIETVFKVQDERRVLLALFEHHPYEEVAYDIYPLDNKLQSAGAGMIGWLDEPLEGTEFLKTVKNRMDAVVIRHTRLLPKKIRKVAVCGGSGSFLLKEAVAAGADAFVTADFKYHEFFDADEKLVIADIGHFESEQFTSDLLIDIIQEKFPNFAIRLTEHNTNPINYFI; encoded by the coding sequence ATGAGGTTATCTGTCTTAATAAAGCACCTGGAAGCATTTGCGCCTTTGAACTATCAGGAGGATTATGACAATTCGGGACTGATTGTGGGCCATCCGGATCAGGAAATCCTGGGGGCCCTGGTTGCACTGGATTGTATTGAAAGTGTGGTTGATGAGGCCATTTTGCATGGTTGTAACCTGGTGATTACACATCACCCCATAGTTTTTAAAGGGCTGAAAAGTTTTACCGGGAAAAACTATGTGGAAAGAGTGGTATTAAAGGCGATAAAAAATGACATCGCATTATATGCCATTCATACCAATCTGGACCATGTTGAAGCTGGAGTAAACAGGGTTATTGCGGAACGGCTGGGCCTGAAGAACACTAAAGTACTGAGCCCGAAAGGATCCATTTTAAAAAAACTGGTTACTTTTTGTCCGGTAGCGCAGGCAGATGTATTGAGGGATGCTTTGTTTAAATCCGGGGCAGGAGACATTTCCAATTACAGTGAATGCAGTTTTAACGCCGAAGGCTTTGGCACTTTTAAGGGTGGGGAAAATACCGATCCTTTTGTGGGCGAAAAAGGCTTACAGCACCAGGAACCTGAGATCAGGATAGAAACCGTTTTTAAAGTACAGGACGAACGCCGGGTATTGCTGGCCTTGTTTGAACATCACCCTTATGAAGAGGTGGCCTACGATATTTATCCTTTGGACAACAAGCTCCAGTCTGCCGGGGCCGGAATGATTGGCTGGCTGGATGAACCCCTTGAAGGCACTGAATTTTTGAAAACGGTAAAAAACCGTATGGATGCTGTAGTGATACGGCACACGCGACTGTTGCCCAAGAAGATCAGAAAGGTGGCTGTTTGTGGCGGTTCGGGTAGCTTTTTGCTTAAAGAGGCCGTAGCAGCGGGGGCTGATGCATTTGTTACGGCCGATTTTAAATACCATGAGTTTTTTGATGCAGATGAAAAACTGGTGATTGCAGATATCGGACACTTTGAAAGTGAACAATTTACATCTGATTTGTTGATAGATATTATTCAAGAAAAATTTCCTAACTTTGCAATCCGTTTAACGGAGCATAATACAAACCCCATAAATTATTTCATTTAA